One Nostocoides sp. HKS02 genomic window carries:
- a CDS encoding enoyl-CoA hydratase/isomerase family protein: MSEPLVRIERHGVGGHVAELVLDRPEAMNAVSTAMARALGQATSELAADPTVRAVVVTSSSPKAFCVGADLKERNALTDEELRAQRPVAQAAYRGVLELPVPVVAAVEGYALGGGFEIALSCDLAVCGAAAVVGLPEVSVGVIPGGGGTQLLTRRVGWSRAARMVFTAERYDAEQARQLGVVDEVVAAGAARERAFEIAERIAANSPVGVRNAKAAMREGFDTDLDAGLRIEDRYWAATAFSADRAEGVAAFNQKRKPVWPGR; this comes from the coding sequence ATGAGCGAGCCACTGGTCAGGATCGAACGTCACGGCGTTGGCGGCCACGTCGCCGAGCTCGTGCTCGACCGGCCGGAAGCGATGAATGCCGTGTCGACCGCCATGGCGCGGGCGCTCGGCCAGGCGACGAGCGAGCTCGCGGCGGACCCCACGGTTCGCGCCGTGGTCGTGACCTCCAGCAGCCCCAAGGCGTTCTGCGTCGGCGCGGACCTCAAGGAGCGCAACGCCCTCACCGACGAGGAGCTGCGCGCGCAGCGCCCGGTGGCCCAGGCGGCATACCGGGGGGTTCTCGAGCTGCCCGTCCCGGTGGTGGCGGCGGTCGAGGGTTACGCGCTCGGAGGCGGCTTCGAGATCGCGCTGTCGTGCGATCTCGCCGTCTGCGGTGCGGCCGCCGTGGTCGGACTGCCCGAGGTGAGCGTCGGCGTGATTCCGGGCGGAGGCGGCACCCAGCTGCTCACCCGGCGGGTCGGGTGGTCGCGAGCGGCCCGGATGGTCTTCACGGCCGAGCGGTACGACGCCGAGCAGGCCCGGCAGCTCGGCGTGGTCGACGAGGTCGTCGCAGCGGGTGCCGCGCGAGAGCGGGCGTTCGAGATCGCCGAGCGCATCGCCGCGAACTCACCCGTCGGGGTGCGCAACGCGAAGGCTGCCATGCGAGAGGGTTTCGACACCGATCTCGACGCCGGACTGCGCATCGAGGACCGGTACTGGGCAGCCACGGCCTTCTCGGCCGACCGTGCCGAGGGCGTCGCCGCTTTCAATCAAAAGCGCAAACCGGTGTGGCCCGGTCGCTGA